The window ATGCAGCATCTGTaaggctggggcaggggagtTGGGCAGGGGCCCTGGAGGGCTCCCAGAAACTGGTTTCCTTCTGAAGGACTTTCCACTTTGGTCCTTCCACTTGCAATAGCTAACATCTGTccagggctgggagaggggcCTGTGCAGTGGCTGGAGCTCCACGTTGTCTTGGTGTGATGCAGGAGAAGCCATGCTTGGGGAAGGCCtctgtctgtccatccatcTGTGCAGGAGTCTCCGGAGGAAGCGCGGTGCAGTCAGCCGGGAGGGGTTGAGGCATCAGGGTCACTTTGTCCCAGAGGGGCTCTGCACTCCGTCCGCGGGTGAGGCGAAGGAGAGTGCTGTGGGGTGTCAGATGATGTCGCGCTCATCCCGGCAGCGTCGTGACAGGCAGTAGAGCCCAGAGAAGAGGTACAGGCAGGCGGCGATGCCCCCGCAGACAGAGGCACTCAGGTAGGCACCGTAGAGGCAGTGCTGGCTGTAGCCCGGCAGGTTGCAGTAGCTTTTCCGCCCAGCCTTGTAGCCCATGATGCCGGTGGCGGCCGCGTAGAGCCCCACTCCAAGCGCCAGGTCGTGCACCAGGTTGGTGAGGAGCCAGCGGGAGCCCAGCCAGGGCACCAGGGTCCAGCGCCCCAGCAGGCTCAGCCCGAAGAGGGCCAGGGTGAGGAGCCAGACCAGGACGGCAGCGAAGAGTGCGAAGTGGGCCGCCCCCTCGTACTTGTGAGCAGCCACCGTCACCCAGAAGGCAGCGCCCAGCGCCAGCTGCCCGAGGCGCAGCAGGCCCAGCGGGCTCCGCAAGTAGGCGCGGTGGAGGCTGAGCGAGCCGCGGGCCAGCGGCCCTGGATGCGGCGGTACTGCCGGGGGAGCCGGGCGGGCCATGGTGCGGCCCTGCCTGCTCCGGAGCTGCTCGGGCTGGTCTCAGGGCTCCGGCAGCAACTTCCTCCGCGGCCGCTGCCAAACATCTGGCGCTTAACGGTCCTCCCCGAGCGGGGcctctttcctctcccctccGCTGCTCTCCGCCCCGCCTCCCGCCGGCCCACCGGACAGCCCCCAGCAGCGGGTTCCTCTGCCGCTGCCGTCGGGCGGGAGCTGCCGCGCACCTCCCGTCCCTCCCCGTCCCGTTCCTCTGCCGAGGGGGCTCGGGAGGCAGCGGGAAGCGGCGGCGGGGCTCTGGGGGAGCGGCACAGGGACCCCGCGCGGCGGCAGCATCAGGGGCGAGCTCCGGGGCTCCCCTCTACGTCACCCGGGATTCCCTCTCGGTGTGACGTACTCTGGGGCTCCACCTGGGGGCGCGGCGGCGCCAGCCGCTCACCCGCCTGTTGACGTCACTCGCGCCACGTGGCCTCGCTCGCAGGAGGGGCGGTGCTGCCACGCCCCACGGTTCCGATTGGCTCTGGCAGCGGGAGGCGGGAGCGGATTGGCGGCGCGGCGGGTGAAGGAGGCGCGGGGCAGCGGCGGGACCCCGGGGGAGCGGCGCGGAGCGGCCCCGGCTGTGCGAGCCCGGGAAAGGGGCTCACGGTGGGACCGG of the Melopsittacus undulatus isolate bMelUnd1 chromosome 4, bMelUnd1.mat.Z, whole genome shotgun sequence genome contains:
- the MARVELD1 gene encoding MARVEL domain-containing protein 1, with the translated sequence MARPAPPAVPPHPGPLARGSLSLHRAYLRSPLGLLRLGQLALGAAFWVTVAAHKYEGAAHFALFAAVLVWLLTLALFGLSLLGRWTLVPWLGSRWLLTNLVHDLALGVGLYAAATGIMGYKAGRKSYCNLPGYSQHCLYGAYLSASVCGGIAACLYLFSGLYCLSRRCRDERDII